The following coding sequences are from one Epilithonimonas vandammei window:
- a CDS encoding LysE family translocator, whose translation MLELILYAVGLGIMLSLVFIGPIFFLLIETSFSRGPKHALALDFGVVSADILCIIVSYYASADLVYLIDKHPGFYKISAFLIFIYALYMLISKTKMHMEGEEKLISQNYLKTYLNGFLLNLLNIGVVLFWLVTVISVRNAYPKVQDFVLYIGIVIGTYLLIDLFKIILAKQFHDKLNQRVANKIRKGVGIILVIFSIFIFLQSFKKFNSFEEKLEKAEKQQPKIR comes from the coding sequence ATGCTCGAACTTATTTTATACGCTGTCGGATTAGGAATAATGCTTAGTCTGGTCTTTATAGGACCTATATTTTTCCTATTGATAGAAACCAGCTTCTCCCGCGGTCCAAAACATGCTCTGGCTCTGGATTTTGGGGTAGTTTCGGCAGATATTCTCTGTATTATCGTCAGTTATTACGCCAGTGCAGACTTGGTGTATCTCATAGACAAGCATCCCGGATTTTACAAGATTTCTGCATTTCTCATCTTTATCTATGCACTTTATATGCTGATTTCCAAGACTAAAATGCATATGGAAGGCGAAGAAAAACTGATTAGCCAAAATTATTTGAAGACTTATCTCAACGGATTTTTACTTAACCTTCTTAACATTGGAGTGGTTCTTTTCTGGCTTGTAACCGTCATTTCGGTTCGGAATGCTTATCCCAAAGTTCAGGATTTTGTGCTTTACATCGGCATTGTTATCGGGACGTACTTACTCATAGATTTGTTCAAAATCATCCTGGCAAAACAGTTTCATGACAAACTGAATCAGCGTGTGGCTAACAAAATAAGAAAAGGAGTCGGCATTATTCTAGTGATTTTCAGCATATTTATCTTCCTGCAAAGTTTCAAAAAATTCAACAGTTTCGAAGAGAAACTGGAGAAAGCAGAGAAACAACAGCCAAAAATTAGATAA
- the rnr gene encoding ribonuclease R, whose protein sequence is MKNKKHTSHKNEQKLQDIGRKILRFMNQKTSKIYNYKQIAEGIDYKNPRQRELVIQALHRLLATQKIKETEKGKYIVNLNIEGTLTGIIDFNQSGNAYVKVDGMPDDVFIHQKNVKDALQGDKVLLVTYNFKGKKVEGSVVEVLERAKDTFVGVFQQIADKDFGFVVFDKKTMNTDMFISKNHFNGAEDGDKVIAKMREWRPGSKNPEGEIITVLGAPGEHETEIHSILAEYGLPYNFPPEVEHDADQIDRSINADEVAKRWDMRDILTFTIDPKDAKDFDDALSIQKLENGLWQIGVHIADVSHYVKPGTILDDEAYARATSVYLVDRVVPMLPEVLSNDVCSLRPHEDKFTFSAVFEMDEEAKVHKEWFGRTVIHSDRRFTYEEAQERIETKQGDLTEEILQLDKLAKIMRNERIRNGAITFDRSEVRFNLDDESNPIGVYFKVSKDSNHLIEEFMLLANKKVSEFISLNKRKEPTGNTFIYRIHDDPDPAKLKSLQEFVFSFGYKMDLANTKKVAESLNRLLSDVKGKGEENMIETLAMRSMSKAVYSTDPIGHYGLGFDYYSHFTSPIRRYPDLIAHRLLQHYLDGGKSPNKEEVEEKAKHCSAMERLAADAERDSIKYMQVKFMEQHIGEVFTGVISGVAEYGFWVEIPENGAEGMIKLRDLVDDSYSLDAKNYAIVGSRTGNTYQLGDEVKIKVVKANLIAKQLDFKIID, encoded by the coding sequence ATGAAAAACAAAAAACATACATCTCATAAAAACGAACAGAAACTTCAGGATATTGGAAGAAAAATTCTGCGTTTTATGAATCAGAAAACTTCCAAAATCTATAATTACAAACAGATTGCGGAAGGAATAGATTACAAAAATCCAAGACAAAGAGAGCTTGTAATTCAGGCGCTTCACAGACTTTTGGCGACTCAGAAAATCAAAGAAACAGAGAAAGGAAAATACATCGTCAATCTCAATATTGAAGGTACTTTAACAGGTATTATTGATTTCAACCAATCCGGAAATGCTTATGTAAAAGTGGACGGAATGCCCGATGATGTTTTCATTCATCAGAAAAATGTAAAAGATGCTTTGCAAGGCGACAAAGTCCTTTTGGTAACTTATAACTTCAAAGGGAAAAAAGTTGAAGGTTCTGTGGTCGAGGTTTTAGAACGAGCCAAAGACACTTTTGTTGGGGTTTTCCAGCAGATTGCGGATAAAGATTTCGGATTTGTAGTTTTTGATAAAAAGACGATGAACACGGATATGTTCATCAGTAAAAACCATTTCAATGGCGCAGAAGATGGTGACAAAGTCATCGCCAAAATGCGCGAATGGCGACCAGGAAGCAAGAATCCCGAAGGAGAAATAATTACCGTTTTAGGCGCACCTGGCGAACATGAAACCGAGATTCATTCTATTTTAGCCGAATATGGTTTGCCTTATAATTTTCCACCGGAAGTAGAACACGATGCAGACCAAATCGATAGAAGTATCAATGCTGATGAAGTGGCGAAACGCTGGGATATGCGTGATATTCTGACATTTACGATTGACCCGAAAGATGCCAAGGATTTCGATGATGCCTTATCTATTCAGAAATTGGAAAACGGACTTTGGCAGATTGGTGTTCACATTGCGGACGTTTCTCATTATGTAAAACCAGGAACTATCCTAGACGACGAAGCTTACGCCAGAGCGACTTCCGTTTACTTGGTAGATAGAGTAGTGCCGATGCTTCCAGAGGTTCTAAGTAACGATGTCTGTTCACTGCGTCCGCACGAAGATAAATTCACCTTTTCAGCCGTTTTTGAAATGGATGAGGAAGCAAAAGTTCATAAAGAGTGGTTTGGAAGAACAGTCATTCATTCTGATAGAAGATTCACTTATGAAGAAGCCCAGGAAAGAATCGAAACCAAGCAAGGCGACCTGACAGAAGAAATTCTGCAATTGGATAAATTAGCCAAAATAATGCGTAACGAACGCATCAGAAACGGCGCCATTACCTTTGATAGGAGCGAGGTTAGATTTAATCTGGATGACGAGAGCAATCCAATCGGTGTTTATTTCAAAGTCAGCAAAGATTCCAATCATTTAATTGAAGAATTTATGCTTTTGGCTAATAAAAAAGTATCAGAATTTATATCTTTAAATAAACGAAAAGAGCCGACAGGTAATACATTCATTTATCGTATTCACGATGATCCAGATCCAGCGAAATTAAAATCACTCCAAGAATTTGTTTTTTCTTTCGGATACAAAATGGACTTGGCGAATACCAAAAAAGTAGCAGAATCACTTAACAGGTTATTGAGCGATGTCAAAGGAAAAGGCGAAGAAAATATGATTGAAACATTGGCAATGCGAAGTATGAGTAAAGCGGTGTATTCTACCGACCCAATTGGACATTACGGACTTGGTTTCGACTATTATTCTCATTTCACATCCCCAATCCGTCGTTATCCGGATCTGATAGCACATAGATTGCTTCAGCATTATCTGGACGGTGGAAAATCGCCTAATAAAGAAGAAGTGGAAGAGAAGGCGAAACATTGTTCAGCGATGGAACGTCTGGCCGCAGATGCAGAAAGAGATTCCATCAAATATATGCAGGTTAAGTTTATGGAACAGCATATTGGCGAAGTTTTTACAGGTGTGATTTCCGGTGTTGCAGAGTATGGTTTCTGGGTAGAGATTCCGGAAAACGGCGCAGAGGGAATGATAAAACTCCGTGATTTGGTAGACGATTCTTATTCCCTAGATGCTAAAAATTATGCAATTGTCGGGTCCAGAACAGGAAATACCTATCAGTTGGGAGACGAAGTAAAAATCAAAGTAGTAAAAGCTAACTTGATTGCTAAGCAACTCGATTTTAAAATTATTGATTAA
- a CDS encoding ATP-binding protein — MTENELHLFLKKNFPKEDEKCEWKEFKNLKHSVSGRLGEDIISYISGISNSGGGNLVIGVEDKTLKIVGIQDFQDYSTDNIKYRILGNLTHFDSDNFEVEEIITSDTNKTIWIFKIPKHPFRQCVFAHKKAWQRIGEHLIEIRDERKEAIIYENLVIEDWSKEIIENATIDDLDEDAVIKAKQEFIKRNPKYIDDIDSWDNAKFLNKAKLTIKGKITRTCFILLGREEEEHFLDSTVKIRWNLKTVDNQDKDFEIFSIPLILSVDEIYKKIRNLKYRYLREGTLFPDEVLRYDPFVIREPLNNAIAHQDYSKKSRINVVEFEDDHLVFSNYGTFLPNSVEDVVLKDTPEESYRNPFLVEAMKNLGMIETQGGGIRKVFNFQKQRFFPLPEYDFTDGKVKVTITGKVINEDFAKILIKNSEITLEDTLILDKVQKKKILSDDEFTYLKKKRFIEGRKGSNYISYHVLEPTDNKELLAEYIHNRSLDDKHFKKLILEFISKSGKAKRKDIDNFIIPKLSQALTDAKKKNKVTNLLSALRLEGTIESNEYGTWNLK, encoded by the coding sequence ATGACTGAAAATGAATTGCATCTATTCCTGAAGAAAAATTTTCCCAAAGAAGATGAAAAGTGTGAATGGAAAGAATTCAAAAACTTAAAACATTCTGTTTCGGGGCGTTTGGGGGAAGATATTATTTCATATATCTCAGGAATTTCTAATTCTGGTGGTGGAAATCTTGTGATTGGAGTTGAAGATAAAACGTTAAAAATAGTCGGAATTCAGGACTTTCAGGATTATAGTACTGATAATATCAAATATAGAATATTAGGTAACCTGACACATTTTGATTCTGATAATTTTGAAGTTGAAGAAATAATCACTTCTGATACAAACAAGACTATTTGGATTTTCAAAATTCCGAAACATCCTTTTAGACAATGTGTTTTTGCTCATAAGAAAGCTTGGCAAAGAATTGGCGAGCATTTGATTGAAATCCGAGATGAAAGAAAAGAAGCTATTATCTATGAAAATTTAGTGATTGAAGATTGGTCCAAAGAAATCATTGAGAATGCTACGATTGATGATTTAGACGAGGATGCTGTTATAAAAGCAAAACAAGAATTTATCAAAAGAAATCCAAAATATATTGATGATATCGATTCTTGGGATAATGCTAAATTTCTAAATAAAGCAAAATTAACAATCAAAGGAAAGATTACCAGAACTTGTTTTATTCTTTTAGGTAGAGAGGAAGAGGAACATTTTTTAGATTCTACAGTTAAGATACGCTGGAATCTTAAAACTGTTGATAATCAGGATAAAGATTTTGAAATTTTCTCCATTCCACTGATTCTTTCGGTAGATGAGATTTACAAGAAAATAAGAAATCTTAAATATAGATATTTACGGGAAGGAACTTTATTTCCAGATGAAGTTTTGAGATATGACCCGTTTGTCATCCGAGAGCCTTTGAACAACGCTATTGCTCATCAAGATTACAGCAAAAAATCGCGTATCAATGTAGTAGAGTTTGAAGATGACCATTTGGTTTTTTCCAATTATGGAACATTTTTACCCAATTCCGTAGAGGATGTAGTTTTAAAAGATACACCGGAAGAATCTTACAGAAATCCCTTTTTGGTTGAAGCAATGAAGAATCTCGGAATGATTGAAACACAAGGTGGAGGAATTAGAAAAGTTTTTAATTTTCAAAAACAAAGATTCTTTCCTCTACCAGAATATGACTTTACTGATGGAAAAGTAAAAGTTACCATTACTGGGAAGGTTATCAATGAAGACTTCGCCAAAATTCTTATTAAAAATTCAGAAATTACATTAGAAGATACGTTAATTCTAGATAAGGTTCAAAAGAAAAAAATTCTAAGCGATGATGAATTTACTTACTTGAAAAAGAAGAGATTCATAGAGGGACGAAAGGGAAGTAATTATATTTCTTATCATGTTCTCGAACCCACCGATAACAAAGAACTTTTGGCAGAATACATTCATAACAGAAGTCTGGATGATAAACATTTTAAAAAATTAATATTAGAATTTATCTCCAAATCAGGTAAAGCCAAAAGAAAGGATATAGATAATTTTATTATTCCAAAATTATCTCAAGCACTTACTGACGCTAAGAAGAAAAATAAGGTAACAAATTTACTTTCTGCGCTTAGACTAGAAGGCACAATAGAAAGTAATGAATATGGTACGTGGAACTTAAAATAA
- the rpiB gene encoding ribose 5-phosphate isomerase B, with protein MKKIAIAADHAGFEYKELIKKYLEGKYEVQDFGTYSTDSVDYPDFVHPSASSVESGENELGILICGSGNGVQITANKHQKIRCALCWMPEIAALARQHNDANMISIPARFISKELAFEIVDKFLNTDFEGGRHQNRVDKIAFC; from the coding sequence ATGAAAAAGATAGCAATAGCCGCAGACCACGCTGGTTTTGAATACAAAGAATTAATAAAAAAATACCTCGAAGGTAAGTATGAAGTTCAGGATTTTGGAACCTACTCTACTGATTCTGTAGATTACCCAGATTTTGTCCATCCTTCAGCATCATCTGTAGAAAGTGGAGAAAACGAATTAGGAATCTTGATTTGTGGAAGCGGAAACGGCGTACAAATCACAGCCAACAAACATCAGAAAATCCGTTGTGCACTTTGCTGGATGCCGGAAATTGCAGCATTGGCGAGACAACACAACGATGCCAATATGATTTCTATTCCGGCGAGATTCATTTCAAAAGAATTGGCTTTCGAGATTGTAGATAAGTTTTTGAACACAGATTTTGAAGGTGGCAGACACCAGAACAGAGTAGATAAAATAGCATTTTGCTAA
- a CDS encoding phosphoglycerate kinase, giving the protein MKTIKDFDFKNKKALVRVDFNVPQDENLNVTDNTRIVAVKPTVDKILADGGSVILMTHLGRPKGEVNDKYSLKHILSEVSKVLGQDVKFVEESVGEKAEQAAAELQAGEILLLENLRFHNEEEKGDEAFAEKLSKLGDAYVNDAFGTAHRAHASTAVIAQFFPSTKFFGLLMEKELIAIDRVLKSGEKPVTAILGGSKVSTKITIIENILPAVDNLIIGGGMSFTFIKALGGKIGKSIVEDDKLSLALEILEKAKQHNVEVYLPTDVVIADDFNNEANRKECSIMEIPEDWQGLDAGPKSREIFNDVLLNSKTILWNGPIGVFEMSNFAAGTIALGESIAEATKLGAFSLVGGGDSVAFVKQFGYSDKVSYVSTGGGAMLESLEGLELPGVAAINK; this is encoded by the coding sequence ATGAAAACAATAAAAGATTTCGATTTTAAAAATAAGAAAGCTTTGGTGAGAGTTGATTTCAACGTGCCTCAGGATGAGAATCTTAATGTGACCGATAATACAAGAATCGTTGCTGTAAAACCTACAGTTGATAAAATCTTGGCTGACGGGGGTTCTGTTATATTAATGACGCACCTTGGTAGACCAAAAGGAGAGGTGAATGACAAATATTCTCTTAAACACATTTTGAGCGAAGTTTCTAAAGTTCTTGGTCAGGATGTGAAGTTTGTGGAGGAATCAGTAGGAGAGAAGGCTGAACAAGCCGCTGCTGAGCTTCAGGCTGGAGAAATCTTATTATTGGAAAATCTACGTTTTCATAATGAAGAAGAAAAAGGTGATGAAGCTTTTGCAGAAAAATTATCAAAATTAGGAGATGCTTACGTGAATGATGCCTTCGGAACGGCTCACAGAGCTCACGCTTCTACAGCTGTAATTGCTCAATTCTTTCCTTCTACTAAGTTTTTCGGTTTACTAATGGAAAAAGAACTAATAGCGATTGATAGAGTTCTAAAATCTGGTGAAAAGCCTGTAACTGCGATACTTGGAGGTTCTAAAGTTTCTACAAAAATCACAATTATTGAGAATATTCTTCCTGCAGTTGATAACCTTATCATTGGAGGTGGAATGTCTTTTACTTTTATTAAAGCTCTTGGCGGTAAAATAGGAAAATCAATTGTAGAGGATGATAAATTATCTTTAGCTTTAGAAATTTTAGAAAAAGCTAAGCAACATAATGTAGAAGTATATCTTCCAACAGATGTAGTTATTGCTGATGATTTCAATAATGAAGCCAATAGAAAAGAATGCAGTATAATGGAAATCCCTGAAGATTGGCAAGGTCTAGATGCAGGTCCTAAATCAAGAGAGATTTTCAATGATGTTTTATTAAATTCTAAAACGATTCTTTGGAATGGCCCAATTGGTGTTTTCGAAATGTCCAATTTTGCTGCTGGAACTATAGCTTTAGGTGAAAGTATTGCAGAAGCGACTAAATTAGGAGCTTTCTCATTAGTTGGTGGAGGAGACAGTGTTGCTTTTGTAAAACAATTCGGTTATTCTGATAAAGTAAGTTATGTTTCAACCGGAGGAGGAGCAATGTTAGAAAGTTTGGAAGGCTTAGAACTTCCAGGAGTCGCTGCAATTAATAAATAG
- a CDS encoding class I SAM-dependent methyltransferase yields MKIKDHFLTQEEFEIIETETKGVFRTSPIPSNISRYYESEDYISHHQDSGSLKEKLYKFLQSFNLQYKKNILVDRIKKGSNVLDYGCGAGEFVKYIENDFHTFGFEPNSDARNAAINKTSKAKIIDDLNSIENQSLDAITLWHVFEHIENQSEALSQFYNKLKDKGLLIIAVPNPTSYDARHYKEYWAAYDVPRHVYHFSKNGMENLISKNPDWKLRKIKPLLLDSFYISMLSEKYKKAPLFWLKAVVHGTISNVKALFSNEFSSLIYIIEKK; encoded by the coding sequence ATGAAAATTAAAGACCATTTTCTTACACAAGAAGAATTTGAAATTATAGAAACTGAAACAAAAGGTGTTTTCAGAACCTCCCCTATTCCTTCTAATATTTCAAGATATTATGAGAGTGAAGATTATATTTCGCACCATCAGGATTCGGGAAGTTTGAAAGAAAAACTTTACAAATTTCTACAGTCTTTTAATCTTCAATACAAAAAAAATATTCTTGTTGATAGAATTAAAAAAGGTTCTAACGTTTTAGATTATGGTTGTGGCGCAGGAGAATTTGTAAAATATATTGAAAATGATTTTCATACTTTTGGGTTTGAACCCAATTCCGATGCTAGAAATGCAGCAATCAATAAAACATCAAAAGCTAAAATAATTGACGATTTAAACTCAATTGAAAATCAAAGTTTAGATGCAATTACTTTATGGCACGTTTTCGAACACATCGAAAATCAGAGCGAGGCGCTCAGCCAATTTTATAATAAACTTAAAGATAAGGGACTTTTAATTATTGCTGTTCCAAATCCAACTTCTTACGACGCGAGACATTATAAAGAATATTGGGCAGCGTATGATGTCCCAAGACACGTATATCATTTTTCAAAAAATGGAATGGAAAATCTGATTTCTAAAAATCCAGATTGGAAATTAAGAAAAATCAAACCTCTCCTACTTGATTCATTTTATATCTCGATGTTGAGCGAAAAATATAAGAAAGCACCTCTTTTTTGGCTAAAAGCGGTCGTTCACGGAACGATTTCTAACGTAAAAGCGCTTTTTTCGAACGAATTTTCAAGTTTGATATATATTATCGAAAAAAAATAG
- the mnmG gene encoding tRNA uridine-5-carboxymethylaminomethyl(34) synthesis enzyme MnmG, translated as MINEVYDVIVVGAGHAGCEAAAAAANLGSKTLLVTMNMQTIGQMSCNPAMGGIAKGQIVREIDAMGGYSGIVADKSAIQFKMLNLSKGPAMWSPRTQNDRMMFAEEWRLALENTPNLDFFQDMVKQLIIENNKVAGVVTSLGIVIKAKSVVLTNGTFLNGLIHVGDKQLGGGRMGEPRAFGITEQLVSLGFEAGRMKTGTPPRVDGRSLDYSKMEEQKGDENPQKFSYLDTPKLTKQLSCHIVYTNETVHDILREGFDRSPMFNGTIQSLGPRYCPSIEDKINRFAERNRHQLFVEPEGWKTVEIYVNGFSSSLPEDVQIKAMKYIPGFENVKVFRPGYAIEYDYFPPTQLNHTLETKLVENLYFAGQINGTTGYEEAAGQGLIAGINAHNKVHDKGEFILNRDEAYIGVLIDDLITKGTEEPYRMFTSRAEYRLLLRQDNADIRLTEKAYNLGLAKEERLRKVEEKIAKSDELETFLRETSLKPGIINPILETIESSPVDQAYRAAQILTRPNMTLERLETIEAIKDVASTYENEVREQAEINIKYKGYIEKEKENVAKLNRLETIRIPEDFDYSKITSLSAEAKQKMAKVKPKTIAQAGRISGVSPADINVLLIYLGR; from the coding sequence ATGATTAACGAAGTATATGACGTTATCGTAGTTGGAGCTGGCCACGCAGGTTGCGAGGCTGCTGCTGCTGCTGCCAATCTTGGTTCAAAAACGCTTCTTGTTACAATGAATATGCAAACCATTGGACAAATGAGCTGTAATCCTGCAATGGGAGGAATTGCAAAAGGACAAATTGTAAGAGAAATAGATGCAATGGGCGGTTATTCTGGTATTGTAGCCGACAAATCTGCAATCCAATTCAAGATGTTAAATCTGTCCAAAGGTCCTGCAATGTGGTCTCCAAGAACACAGAACGACAGAATGATGTTTGCTGAAGAATGGCGTTTAGCATTAGAAAACACTCCGAATCTTGACTTTTTCCAAGATATGGTAAAGCAACTCATTATCGAAAATAACAAAGTTGCTGGTGTTGTAACTTCCCTTGGAATCGTAATCAAAGCTAAATCTGTTGTCTTAACCAATGGAACTTTCCTTAATGGATTGATTCACGTTGGAGATAAACAATTAGGAGGAGGAAGAATGGGCGAACCAAGAGCATTTGGAATCACTGAGCAATTGGTTTCCTTAGGCTTTGAAGCTGGCAGAATGAAAACTGGAACTCCTCCACGTGTAGATGGAAGAAGCCTTGATTATTCCAAAATGGAAGAACAAAAAGGCGACGAAAATCCTCAAAAATTCAGTTATTTAGACACACCTAAGTTAACCAAACAATTAAGCTGTCACATCGTTTATACCAACGAAACTGTACACGATATTTTACGCGAGGGATTTGATAGAAGTCCTATGTTTAATGGAACAATTCAAAGTTTAGGCCCAAGATATTGTCCAAGTATTGAAGATAAAATAAACCGTTTTGCGGAGAGAAACAGACATCAATTATTTGTGGAACCAGAAGGTTGGAAAACTGTAGAAATCTACGTGAATGGATTTAGTTCTTCCCTTCCGGAAGATGTCCAAATCAAAGCAATGAAGTACATTCCAGGTTTTGAAAACGTAAAAGTTTTCCGTCCTGGTTACGCCATAGAATACGATTACTTCCCTCCTACCCAACTGAACCACACATTAGAAACCAAACTGGTTGAAAACCTTTATTTTGCTGGTCAAATCAATGGAACAACAGGTTATGAAGAAGCCGCAGGACAAGGTTTAATCGCAGGAATCAACGCTCATAATAAAGTTCACGATAAAGGAGAATTCATTTTGAACAGAGATGAAGCCTATATTGGTGTCTTAATTGATGATTTGATTACAAAAGGAACTGAAGAACCATATAGAATGTTCACTTCCAGAGCAGAATATAGATTGCTTTTAAGACAAGATAATGCGGATATCAGATTAACTGAAAAAGCTTATAATCTTGGTTTAGCAAAAGAAGAAAGACTAAGAAAAGTTGAAGAAAAAATTGCTAAAAGCGATGAATTAGAAACATTCTTACGAGAAACTTCTCTCAAGCCAGGAATTATCAATCCAATTCTTGAAACTATTGAATCCTCTCCTGTCGACCAAGCTTACAGAGCGGCTCAAATCCTGACTCGTCCAAATATGACTTTGGAAAGATTAGAAACTATTGAAGCTATAAAAGATGTGGCTTCTACTTATGAAAATGAGGTGAGAGAACAAGCGGAAATCAATATCAAATATAAAGGTTATATCGAGAAAGAAAAGGAAAATGTTGCTAAACTGAATAGATTAGAAACCATTAGAATTCCCGAAGATTTTGATTATTCAAAAATTACTTCTCTTTCTGCTGAAGCTAAGCAAAAAATGGCTAAAGTAAAACCCAAAACTATTGCACAAGCAGGAAGAATCAGTGGCGTTTCTCCAGCAGATATTAATGTGCTTTTGATATATTTGGGAAGATAA
- the ybeY gene encoding rRNA maturation RNase YbeY, protein MINYFFENIDSRDIHPDTSKWLENLIISENKKPGEINYIFCDDDYLLKVNQDYLDHDYYTDIITFDYVKGKTISGDIFVSLPRILDNASTLFQNFESEFNRVLAHGILHLCGYKDKTEEEKSQMRAKEDFYINQFKNF, encoded by the coding sequence ATGATAAACTATTTTTTCGAAAATATCGATTCTCGAGATATTCATCCAGACACTTCAAAATGGTTGGAAAACCTTATTATTTCAGAAAACAAAAAGCCTGGAGAAATCAATTACATCTTTTGTGATGACGATTATCTTCTTAAGGTCAATCAGGATTATCTCGACCACGATTATTACACAGACATCATCACATTTGACTATGTGAAGGGAAAAACCATTTCGGGAGATATTTTCGTATCTTTGCCGCGCATTTTGGACAACGCTTCTACCCTATTCCAAAACTTTGAATCAGAATTCAATCGCGTTTTGGCTCACGGGATCCTTCATCTTTGCGGATATAAGGATAAAACTGAGGAAGAGAAGAGTCAAATGCGAGCAAAAGAAGATTTTTATATCAATCAATTTAAAAATTTTTAG